The following are from one region of the Leishmania mexicana MHOM/GT/2001/U1103 complete genome, chromosome 10 genome:
- a CDS encoding thymidylate kinase-like protein: MRAVVFSDVASAELGEFIRDIASTSYAELVYVDVSQSAEADLATAWHTRYGGASYAPPAARDELDDLKNTFVCYLTEKTLEDSDVVYAVFVAEVPTLVLTPSVTLTPLMHAAADGSVSARKAAIESFFSVASSSSSAEVIVIEGGDGAGKETQTGLLVRRVHAAGDEVHSLDFPNEKALYGGLVRALLSGKKGSISELDPQLFSFLYSLNRFGCARQLHFWLRRGSSVVLDRYYTANFGHQASKLPPEEREAFISDLEFMEVEWLGLPRATSVLYLDLPPAAALEAMRRDAARKQLDIHETAGSDYKERVRQTYRWCCEHLPGWHHIDCFGDGGRRLTREEVHGSITSHLRNAGSRAIGALL, from the coding sequence ATGCGCGCGGTTGTCTTCAGCGATGTTGCCTCTGCAGAGCTGGGAGAGTTCATCAGAGAcatcgcctccacgtcgTATGCCGAGTTAGTGTATGTCGATGTCTCTCAAAGCGCTGAGGCGGACCTGGCAACGGCATGGCATACGCGCTATGGTGGAGCGTCCTACGCTCCACCAGCTGCTCGTGACGAGCTGGATGATTTGAAGAACACCTTCGTGTGCTATCTGACGGAGAAGACCCTCGAGGACTCGGATGTAGTGTACGCTGTTTTCGTGGCGGAGGTGCCTACTCTCGTCCTGACTCCATCTGTGACGCTGACACCGCTGATGCACGCGGCAGCAGACGGTAGTGTGTCTGCCAGAAAAGCAGCCATCGAATCGTTCTTTTCAGTGGCGTCGTCATCATCCTCTGCGGAAGTGATCGTCATTgagggcggcgatggcgccggcAAGGAGACACAGACAGGGCTCCTGGTGCGGCGAGTTCACGCAGCTGGCGACGAGGTTCACTCGCTGGATTTCCCCAACGAAAAGGCTCTGTACGGGGGGCTTGTGCGGGCGCTGCTTTCGGGCAAGAAAGGGTCCATCAGCGAACTTGACCCGCAGCTCTTCAGCTTCCTTTACTCCCTTAACCGGTTCGGCTGTGCTCGTCAGCTGCACTTTTGGCTGCGACGAGGCAGCTCTGTGGTACTGGATCGGTACTACACGGCGAATTTCGGGCATCAGGCCTCCAAGTTGCCCCCAGAAGAGCGGGAGGCATTCATAAGCGACCTGGAGTTCATGGAGGTGGAGTGGCTCGGCCTGCCCAGGGCGACGTCCGTCTTGTACTTGGATCTACCGCCCGCCGCGGCCCTTGAGGCAATGAGGCGGGATGCGGCCCGGAAGCAGCTTGATATTCACGAGACTGCCGGCAGTGACTATAAGGAAAGGGTTCGCCAAACATACAGGTGGTGCTGCGAACACCTGCCAGGCTGGCATCATATTGACTGCTTCGGCGATGGCGGGCGACGTCTCACACGAGAGGAAGTGCATGGTTCCATTACGAGTCATTTGCGGAACGCAGGCTCACGTGCGATTGGCGCGCTATTGTAA
- a CDS encoding putative ribosomal protein l35a, with the protein MTTSKVHLQRSKKLHQLSAKTSRVNRNRKAPRLYMKGTLAGYTRGLHGQTKQTALVRVENVNTREDATWYVGKRVCYVYHGKKVKRCVRWSKAPARRSTTRALWGRVTRPHGNAGMMRVKFNGASVPASAIGRRIRVYLYPSQI; encoded by the coding sequence ATGACTACCTCGAAGGTCCATTTGCAGCGCAGCAAGAAGCTGCACCAGCTGTCTGCCAAGACGAGCAGGGTGAACCGCAACCGCAAGGCACCTCGTCTTTACATGAAGGGCACGCTCGCCGGCTACACGCGTGGCCTGCACGGCCAGACCAAGCAAACTGCACTAGTCCGCGTTGAGAACGTCAACACCCGCGAGGACGCCACGTGGTACGTGGGCAAGCGCGTCTGCTACGTCTACCACGGCAAGAAGGTCAagcggtgtgtgcgctggAGCAAGGCgcccgcgcgccgcagcaccacccgTGCCTTGTGGGGTCGCGTGACGCGTCCGCACGGTAACGCCGGTATGATGCGCGTGAAGTTCAACGGCGCGTCTGTGCCGGCGTCCGCCATTGGCCGCCGCATCCGTGTGTACCTGTACCCAAGCCAGATCTGA
- a CDS encoding dehydrogenase-like protein, translating to MIHVGNCYIPWAVFTLAELRAVSCQIVLLAIWGAVLGPLCRRGVTGGALLVGYTVGMFFFQRRLASGLPVRFLSLRAWRSSPENFRKTSAFLKALKAKTPAAGVSAAGFGARPVVVMTGGERGIGEQVVHQLLREGVDVILCCPFEAEALRTIARLKACVSNSRVHFVKLDLNDEENVRECAAAVLGMTTRIDVLINNAGLVSPFSYKLNKRGYEVVLSINFLGHVLFTELLLERVKASGPSRIVNVASLMHLDACVPAPCKTALDVMAANCDPTSPHHTHNYSLSKLLLVCYTRDLARRLRGTDTAVATLHPGVVLTDIYAFGAIFMKAFLRTVFKFPGEGAEVVLYCALADDIRSGSFYADCAEYNGLLSPLAVDDAHNERLRRVLLRYFALDGSKPTGKLLADVVQSTP from the coding sequence ATGATACACGTGGGCAACTGCTATATTCCGTGGGCAGTGTTCACTctcgcggagctgcgcgctGTCTCTTGTCAAATTGTCTTACTCGCCATCTGGGGTGCTGTGCTGGGCCCActttgccgccgcggcgttaCTGGGGGCGCTTTGTTGGTTGGTTACACGGTCGGCATGTTCTTCTTTCAACGGCGTCTCGCCTCTGGCCTCCCGGtgcgctttctctctctgcgcgcgtgGCGATCGTCGCCCGAAAACTTCAGAAAGACGTCGGCGTTCCTGAAGGCACTGAAGGCAAAGACGCCCGCCGCCGGTGTTTCAGCGGCGGGCTTTGGTGCGCGCCCGGTTGTGGTGATGACCGGTGGAGAACGTGGAATCGGCGAACAGGTTGTGCACCAGCTTCTGCGCGAGGGGGTGGACGTTATCCTTTGCTGCCCATTCgaagcggaggcgctgcgcaccatCGCGAGGCTGAAGGCTTGCGTCTCGAATTCGCGGGTACATTTTGTGAAGCTGGACCTCAACGACGAGGAAAatgtgcgtgagtgtgccgcggcggtgctgggtATGACGACGCGGATCGACGTGCTGATCAACAATGCCGGATTGGTCAGCCCGTTTTCGTACAAGTTGAACAAGCGCGGCTACGAGGTGGTACTGTCGATCAACTTCCTCGGACACGTTCTCTTCACAGAGCTCCTTCTGGAGAGGGTGAAGGCGAGTGGACCCTCCCGCATTGTCAACGTGGCATCGCTCATGCATCtcgatgcgtgcgtgccagCTCCATGCAAGACCGCGCTCGACGTCATGGCCGCCAACTGCGACCCCACATCACCCCATCACACGCACAACTACAGCCTTTCCAAGCTGCTCCTTGTGTGCTACACCCGCGATTTGGCGAGACGCCTCCGCGGAACAGACACTGCGGTGGCAACGCTGCACCCGGGTGTGGTGCTCACGGACATCTACGCCTTTGGCGCCATCTTTATGAAGGCCTTCTTACGGACAGTGTTCAAGTTTCCTGGTGAGGGCGCCGAGGTGGTCCTCTACTGTGCCTTGGCGGACGACATTCGCAGCGGATCTTTCTACGCGGACTGCGCGGAGTACAACggtctcctctctccgctcGCTGTCGATGACGCGCACAACGAGCGCCTCcggcgcgtgctgctgcgctactTTGCACTGGACGGCTCCAAACCGACAGGCAAGTTGCTAGCGGATGTCGTGCAGTCGACGCCGTGA
- a CDS encoding WD-repeat containing protein: protein MEGDGTALAAAPPLLLPSSAPQGVQVRRTAALRGHKDRVWCVRWCPTAPVLASCSGDTTVKFWGRSRSAENGCEAWTCLSTLEGEHSRTIRHISWSPSGEYISCASFDHTATVWRRNGGDEYGFEIEGVLDGHESEVKCVEWATDSMLVTSARDHTAWIWERVDDGEYECGGVLTGHVQDVKHCQFVLPHNDGDVPLVVTCGYDDTIKVWSEGHHHDDWQCVQTMAAHEATVWATALQKLEVPMELVRTSHANHAPLPQPLLCSCSDDLSIIFWKRNAEGRFVEAARISGFAERSLFDVDWAPHNAPVVACASGDNSFSLLGVYKDETGVHACTLARVADAHLADVNSVSFASQGTLTACNAEGEKTGVLLATAGDDSVIHLWTVSAEMA from the coding sequence ATGGAGGGTGACGGTACGGCGctcgcggcagcgccacccttgctgctgcccagCAGCGCTCCGCAAGGTGTGCAGGTACGGAGGACTGCGGCGCTCAGAGGCCACAAAGATCGTGtttggtgcgtgcgctggtgccCTACGGCCCCTGTGctcgcctcctgctccggTGACACCACTGTCAAGTTTTGGGGCCGCAGCCGGTCCGCGGAGAACGGTTGTGAGGCGTGGACGTGCCTCAGCACTTTGGAAGGGGAGCATAGCCGCACCATTCGTCACATCAGCTGGAGTCCTAGCGGTGAATACATTTCGTGTGCCTCTTTCGATCACACAGCTACTGTGTGGCggcgcaacggcggcgacgagtACGGCTTCGAGATCGAGGGCGTTCTGGACGGGCACGAGAGTGAAGTGAAGTGTGTTGAGTGGGCGACCGACAGCATGCTCGTCACGAGCGCGCGTGATCACACGGCGTGGATTTGGGAGCGCGTGGATGATGGCGAATACGAATGCGGCGGTGTCTTGACGGGGCACGTCCAGGACGTTAAGCACTGCCAGTTTGTGCTGCCACATAACGATGGCGACGTGCCGCTGGTCGTGACGTGCGGGTACGATGATACAATCAAGGTGTGGTCCGAGGGGCACCACCACGATGACTGGCAGTGTGTGcagacgatggcggcgcacGAGGCCACCGTCTGGGCCACAGCCCTCCAGAAGCTCGAGGTGCCAATGGAACTGGTCAGGACGTCGCACGCCAATCATGCGCCTCTGCCCCAGCCTttgctctgcagctgctcagACGATCTGTCCATCATCTTCTGGAAGCGCAACGCTGAGGGCAGGTTCGTTGAAGCCGCTCGCATCTCTGGCTTTGCGGAGCGCTCTTTGTTCGACGTGGACTGGGCACCGCACAACGCACCAGTGGTGGCGTGCGCCAGCGGTGACAACAGCTTCTCGCTTCTGGGTGTCTACAAGGATGAAACGGGCGTACACGCCTGCACTCTGGCGCGCGTCGCGGATGCGCACTTGGCGGACGTCAACAGTGTCAGCTTCGCTTCTCAAGGGACCCTCACAGCGTGCAACGCGGAGGGCGAAAAGACAGGCGTACTGCTGGCCACTGCTGGCGATGACAGCGTGATCCACCTGTGGACCGTGTCCGCGGAGATGGCGTGA
- a CDS encoding mitochondrial: protein MTASNVLPRDSSATDDPTPSEVDSSYTHPLDVSDAPFKLYGESAPYAKEDAGHIFSSAKVQSYDPAILFNDGQLQEGHQGLINPTGSLGAGRSGDSPLAADDPETATQTTEDEESDAVMRSGRDKQGAAGAAAMAAAMLDSRRAAEGIAMVPGHPLPVVFPRSDGLSPASRVVKKFGSGGLHETHAGKQARQTRESSEENGDAIMCGEVMESERCVESHSLQHSITWRVQVLDEHCKPTPIQHFQHFRDAMDVLPARVMQGLSESGLTRPTLFQSAAIPQLMRGRDVVGIAPNGSGTTLAYAVRSMAVLVKVKAAEEQERLAKVVEEGAESAPLPPELSEAPSSSSGEVVAHPIVVVLCTNRQTVLRTAAMYSSLAGEDVRLVAAYQLVNGGDEEGQRSAIRRKKGCDVIVATPACLTALVHEGHVALSRVHVLVVDRTNHLLAVDPTPNGRSALQHVEDIMHAVKENGVAHQFSLWCTELGPSLESLVRKYMSPLTVTVMATREEHTNANVRQILYPLPSRDDRIKAIQQLYDQGTILKRDQVVVYCAYRETAEEVRRELIKALSAPSSMVQCVHSGLRSRKRNELLKAFQHGDIRILVVTDVATKRLDVEELEHVIHYDLPAVTEVYMQRVSQVDRSCRQGTSHTFLTPGDTRVPRIARFVEKQTEHALNDDIRKIIADIETADGEDSWVTPVLRMHGHAVSNTKWQVRGRREIRQQVETLSGLVCESDKKPVG, encoded by the coding sequence ATGACAGCGTCCAATGTGTTGCCACGGGACTCGTCTGCCACGGATGACCCCACGCCGAGTGAGGTGGACTCCTCCTACACGCATCCCCTCGACGTGAGCGACGCGCCCTTCAAGCTGTACGGAGAGTCCGCCCCGTATGCCAAGGAAGACGCTGGCCACatcttctcctccgccaaaGTGCAGAGCTACGACCCCGCCATCCTCTTCAACGATGGGCAACTGCAAGAAGGGCACCAGGGGTTAATCAACCCCACCGGCAGCCTCGGCGCTGGCCGATCAGGGGATTCGCCGCTGGCAGCCGATGACCCGGAGACAGCAACGCAAACGACCGAGGATGAAGAGAGCGACGCCGTCATGCGCTCTGGACGCGACAAGCAAGGCGccgcgggtgcggcagcgatggctgCGGCGATGCTCGACTCGCGCCGCGCGGCTGAAGGCATAGCCATGGTACCAGGCCACCCGCTCCCGGTCGTCTTCCCACGATCTGACGGGCTGTCGCCGGCTTCGCGCGTCGTCAAGAAGTTCGGCTCCGGAGGTTTGCACGAGACACACGCTGGAAAGCAGGCACGTCAGAcgagggagagcagcgaAGAGAACGGTGATGCGATCATGTGCGGTGAGGTCATGGAGAGTGAGCGGTGCGTCGAGTCGCACAGCCTGCAGCACAGCATTACATGGCGGGTCCAGGTGCTTGATGAGCACTGCAAGCCCACTCCCATACAGCACTTTCAGCACTTCCGCGACGCGATGGATGTGCTGCCGGCGCGTGTAATGCAGGGGCTGAGTGAATCAGGGCTCACGCGCCCGACGCTCTTCCAGTCGGCCGCGATCCCGCAGCTGATGCGCGGGCGCGATGTCGTCGGCATCGCTCCCAATGGCAGCGGCACGACACTCGCTTACGCCGTGCGGTCCATGGCCGTGCTCGTGAAGGTCAAggccgccgaggagcaggagcggctggCGAAGGTGGTGGAAGAGGGCGCCGAgtcggcgccactgccgccagAGCTGTCTGAGGCGCCGTCATCATCGTCTGGCGAGGTCGTGGCGCACCCGATTGTGGTTGTGCTGTGCACCAACCGCCAAACGGTGCTGCGGACGGCCGCGATGTACAGCAGCCTCGCTGGCGAAGACGTTCGACTCGTGGCAGCGTATCAGTTGGTGAACGGTGGCGATGAAGAAGGCCAGCGGAGCGCCATTCGCCGGAAGAAGGGCTGCGACGTAATTGTGGCCACGCCAGCTTGCCTGACGGCGTTGGTGCACGAGGGCCATGTCGCTCTGAGTCGCGTGCACGTACTGGTGGTAGACAGAACGAACCATCTCTTGGCGGTGGACCCCACCCCGAATGGCCGCTCAGCGTTGCAGCATGTCGAGGACATAATGCACGCTGTGAAAGAGAACGGCGTCGCGCATCAGTTTTCTCTGTGGTGCACCGAGTTGGGGCCGTCCCTCGAGTCCCTCGTGCGCAAGTACATGTCACCGCTGACCgtgacggtgatggcgacgcgCGAGGAGCACACAAACGCGAATGTGCGCCAGATCCTGTACCCGCTGCCCAGTCGCGATGACCGTATCAAGGCCATCCAGCAGCTGTACGACCAGGGCACCATCTTGAAGCGCGACCAGGTGGTGGTGTACTGCGCCTATCGCGAGACCGCcgaggaggtgaggagggagCTGATTAAGGCGCTGTCTGCCCCGTCGTCCATGGTTCAGTGTGTGCACAGCGGCCTGCGCTCTCGCAAGCGCAACGAACTCCTCAAGGCCTTCCAGCACGGGGACATACGCATTTTGGTTGTCACGGACGTGGCGACAAAGCGACTCGATgtcgaggagctggagcacgTCATCCACTACGACCTGCCTGCCGTCACGGAGGTGTACATGCAGCGCGTTAGCCAGGTGGACCGCTCCTGCCGCCAAGGGACGTCGCACACCTTCCTCACCCCAGGCGACACCCGCGTGCCGAGAATTGCCAGATTTGTGGAGAAGCAGACGGAACACGCCCTCAACGATGACATCCGCAAGATAATCGCGGACATCGAGACCGCGGACGGCGAGGACAGCTGGGTCACCCCGGTGCTGCGCATGCATGGCCACGCCGTGTCGAACACGAAATGGCAGGTGCGCGGACGGCGGGAGATACGGCAGCAAGTAGAGACGCTCTCTGGTCTAGTGTGCGAGTCGGACAAGAAGCCTGTGGGCTAG